The following are from one region of the Corynebacterium hindlerae genome:
- the rpsA gene encoding 30S ribosomal protein S1: protein MPNHNVPQVAINDIGTAEDFLAAIDATIKYFNDGDIVEGTVVKVDHDEVLLDIGYKTEGVIPSRELSIKHDVDPDEVVQVGDQIDALVLTKEDKEGRLILSKKRAQYERAWGAIEELKEKDEPVTGTVIEVVKGGLILDIGLRGFLPASLVEMRRVRDLDPYIGQQIEAKIIELDKHRNNVVLSRRAWLEQTQSEVRSEFLAQLQKGQVRKGVVSSIVNFGAFVDLGGVDGLVHVSELSWKHIDHPSEVVAVGDEVTVEVIDVVLERERVSLSLKATQEDPWRVFARTHAVGQIVPGKVTKLVPFGAFVRVEEGIEGLVHISELAERHVEVPDQVVSVGDEAMVKVIDIDLERRRISLSLKQADEDYTEEFDPSKYGMADSYDEQGNYIFPEGFDPETNEWLEGFEEQRAEWEARYAESERRHQLHTAQIEKNRAAAAEAAASAPANYSSEASSAEAAAPAEESAGSLASDEQLAALREKLAGN, encoded by the coding sequence ATGCCCAACCACAACGTTCCTCAGGTAGCCATCAACGACATCGGCACCGCTGAGGATTTCCTCGCAGCGATCGACGCCACCATCAAGTACTTCAACGACGGCGACATTGTTGAAGGTACCGTCGTCAAGGTCGATCACGACGAGGTACTGCTCGATATCGGATACAAGACCGAAGGTGTCATCCCATCCCGCGAGCTGTCCATCAAGCACGACGTTGACCCAGACGAGGTCGTGCAGGTCGGCGACCAGATCGATGCACTCGTCCTCACCAAGGAGGACAAGGAGGGCCGTCTGATCCTGTCCAAGAAGCGCGCACAGTACGAGCGTGCTTGGGGCGCCATCGAAGAGCTCAAGGAGAAGGACGAGCCAGTCACCGGTACCGTCATCGAGGTTGTCAAGGGCGGCCTGATCCTGGACATCGGTCTGCGTGGCTTCCTGCCAGCATCCCTCGTCGAAATGCGTCGCGTCCGCGACCTCGACCCATACATCGGCCAGCAGATCGAAGCTAAGATCATCGAGCTGGACAAGCACCGCAACAACGTGGTCCTCTCCCGCCGCGCATGGCTCGAGCAGACCCAGTCCGAGGTCCGCTCCGAGTTCCTCGCACAGCTGCAGAAGGGCCAGGTCCGCAAGGGCGTTGTTTCCTCCATCGTCAACTTCGGCGCATTCGTCGATCTCGGCGGCGTAGACGGCCTCGTCCACGTTTCCGAGCTGTCCTGGAAGCACATCGACCACCCATCCGAGGTTGTTGCCGTTGGCGACGAAGTCACCGTCGAAGTCATCGACGTTGTGCTTGAGCGCGAGCGCGTCTCCCTGTCCCTGAAGGCAACCCAGGAAGACCCATGGCGCGTCTTCGCACGCACCCACGCTGTGGGCCAGATCGTGCCTGGTAAGGTCACCAAGCTCGTCCCATTCGGCGCATTCGTCCGCGTCGAAGAAGGCATCGAGGGCCTCGTCCACATCTCCGAGCTGGCTGAGCGCCACGTCGAGGTCCCCGACCAGGTCGTCTCTGTTGGCGACGAAGCAATGGTCAAGGTCATTGACATCGACCTCGAGCGCCGTCGCATCTCCCTCTCCCTCAAGCAGGCCGACGAGGACTACACCGAAGAGTTCGACCCATCCAAGTACGGCATGGCCGACTCCTACGACGAGCAGGGCAACTACATCTTCCCAGAAGGCTTCGACCCAGAGACCAACGAATGGCTCGAAGGCTTCGAAGAGCAGCGCGCAGAGTGGGAAGCTCGCTACGCAGAGTCCGAGCGTCGCCACCAGCTCCACACCGCACAAATCGAGAAGAACCGTGCCGCTGCAGCTGAAGCTGCAGCATCCGCACCAGCAAACTACTCTTCCGAAGCATCCTCCGCCGAGGCTGCAGCACCAGCAGAAGAGTCCGCAGGTTCCCTCGCATCCGACGAACAGCTCGCAGCACTTCGCGAAAAGCTCGCCGGCAACTAG
- a CDS encoding ABC transporter permease: MIGTRLVITAFTTFGVTFAIFGLAAVSPFDPLAHHLGSDYGSYTDAELAEIAASLGMDRPWWGQWLYWWQHLLQGDLGWSRIYHKPVADVIVERLPWTLLLSAVGLAILMLLAVVLGILSARHPHGLVDRCVTAVGVFIAATPSYVYALGTVLFFGLLLHAIPIGGAAPIGREPSLANVGPYLIAPACVLAISQLSWPLLAMQQAARDASASEAVRTARLRGLSQRKILLRHILPMSLMPLVTLIGARLSELVVGALIVETVFSWPGLAFATVESAIAVDFPLLAFITAATTVVVMLGSLASDIAYVLIDPRVTDV; this comes from the coding sequence ATGATCGGCACCCGCTTGGTGATTACTGCTTTCACCACGTTCGGGGTGACGTTCGCGATTTTCGGTTTGGCTGCGGTGTCGCCGTTTGACCCGTTGGCCCATCACTTAGGTTCCGACTACGGCAGTTATACCGATGCGGAGCTGGCGGAGATCGCGGCGTCGCTTGGTATGGATCGGCCGTGGTGGGGGCAGTGGCTGTATTGGTGGCAGCACTTGCTGCAGGGTGATTTGGGCTGGTCCCGGATTTATCACAAGCCGGTGGCGGATGTGATTGTGGAGCGCCTGCCGTGGACGCTGTTGCTATCTGCGGTGGGGCTGGCGATCCTGATGCTGCTGGCTGTGGTGCTGGGGATTCTTTCTGCTCGTCATCCGCACGGGCTGGTGGATCGCTGTGTCACGGCGGTGGGTGTGTTTATCGCTGCGACGCCGTCGTATGTGTATGCGCTGGGCACGGTGCTGTTCTTCGGCTTGTTGCTGCATGCCATCCCGATCGGTGGGGCTGCCCCGATCGGGCGGGAGCCGTCGCTGGCGAATGTGGGACCGTATCTGATTGCGCCGGCGTGTGTGTTGGCGATCTCGCAGCTGTCCTGGCCGTTGCTGGCGATGCAGCAGGCGGCGCGTGATGCTTCGGCATCAGAGGCGGTGCGTACCGCCCGGTTGCGGGGGCTGAGCCAGCGGAAGATTCTGCTGCGCCACATCTTGCCGATGTCCCTCATGCCGTTGGTGACGCTGATCGGTGCGCGCCTGAGTGAGCTGGTGGTGGGGGCGCTCATCGTGGAGACGGTGTTTTCCTGGCCGGGCCTGGCTTTCGCCACGGTCGAGTCCGCGATTGCAGTGGATTTTCCGCTCCTGGCGTTCATCACGGCGGCGACAACCGTGGTGGTGATGTTGGGGTCGCTGGCTAGTGACATTGCCTACGTTTTGATTGATCCGAGGGTGACCGATGTTTAA
- a CDS encoding ABC transporter substrate-binding protein has product MKRPLLLIPALALTLTSCGDPGQSEASGEFPERLVLADRAAAKKYHPASGFGQTGVSPVYDGLLRPKAGSPDTIPEFEPALAAEMPTHNADATEWTVKLKTGIKFSDGSDFDSADVKASYDVARDLKAGSEVVARYNMIDEVQTPDEHTVVFRLKYPLAEMHSRLAYAITPSEKTNDSVPVADSELNTHPVGTGPYVFVSHKADETVLKANENYWGGTPPVRELVITTAADDTARAQRVVAGEVDGAAIPPAQAASVKNAKNLNIDVAHTADWRGISFPKVPELADPKVRQALNYGVDRQALIDGTLSGYGVSIDTLLSKLYGDAHNPQVGFKYDTAKAEQLLDEAGWVKGADGMRQKDGKPFHIDLFYAGNDTTRRDIAVEFASQMKKLGLEFELKSGTWDEIAPQLSKAAAVLGGGSAPYDPTVMVYEYLHTRTEATSKYANPGDYGSAELDALLDEARSEVDTDKRNELWKKAQELYFDNPSALVLLNLDHIYVSKPNGYQKPGVIIEPHIHDATWGPWWRMSEWSK; this is encoded by the coding sequence ATGAAGCGTCCATTGCTGCTCATCCCAGCACTGGCTCTGACTCTGACGTCGTGTGGCGACCCAGGCCAGAGCGAAGCCTCCGGCGAGTTCCCCGAGCGCCTGGTCCTCGCGGACCGTGCAGCCGCCAAGAAATATCACCCGGCATCCGGATTCGGCCAAACTGGCGTGAGCCCGGTCTACGACGGCTTGCTGCGCCCGAAGGCCGGCTCCCCGGACACCATCCCGGAGTTTGAACCCGCGCTCGCAGCCGAGATGCCGACGCACAACGCCGATGCCACCGAATGGACGGTGAAGCTCAAGACGGGCATCAAATTCTCCGACGGCTCCGACTTCGATTCCGCCGATGTGAAGGCCTCCTACGACGTGGCACGCGACCTCAAGGCCGGTTCCGAGGTGGTCGCCCGCTACAACATGATCGATGAGGTGCAAACCCCGGACGAGCACACCGTGGTGTTCCGGCTGAAGTACCCGCTGGCGGAGATGCATTCCCGCCTGGCGTACGCGATCACCCCATCGGAAAAGACGAACGACAGTGTCCCGGTGGCCGATTCGGAGCTCAACACCCACCCCGTGGGCACCGGGCCGTACGTCTTTGTCTCGCACAAGGCCGATGAAACTGTCCTCAAGGCTAATGAGAACTACTGGGGCGGCACTCCCCCGGTTCGTGAGCTGGTGATCACCACCGCTGCCGATGATACAGCCCGTGCGCAGCGCGTCGTCGCTGGTGAGGTTGACGGTGCGGCAATCCCACCGGCCCAGGCGGCCAGCGTGAAGAACGCCAAGAACCTGAACATCGACGTCGCTCACACCGCGGACTGGCGCGGCATTTCCTTCCCGAAGGTGCCGGAACTAGCGGACCCGAAGGTGCGCCAGGCTCTGAACTACGGCGTCGATAGGCAGGCGCTTATCGACGGCACCCTCTCCGGTTACGGTGTCTCCATCGATACCCTGCTCTCCAAACTCTACGGCGACGCCCACAACCCTCAGGTGGGATTCAAGTACGACACCGCGAAGGCTGAGCAGCTTCTCGATGAGGCGGGCTGGGTCAAGGGCGCCGATGGGATGCGACAGAAGGACGGCAAGCCGTTCCACATCGACCTGTTCTACGCCGGAAACGACACCACCCGGCGCGACATCGCGGTGGAGTTCGCTTCGCAGATGAAGAAACTGGGCCTGGAGTTTGAACTCAAGTCGGGGACCTGGGATGAGATTGCCCCGCAGCTGAGCAAGGCTGCCGCGGTGCTGGGCGGCGGTTCTGCCCCATATGATCCGACGGTGATGGTGTACGAGTATCTGCACACCCGTACGGAGGCCACGAGCAAGTACGCCAACCCGGGTGATTACGGTTCTGCGGAGCTGGATGCCTTGCTGGATGAGGCTCGCAGTGAGGTAGATACCGATAAGCGCAATGAGTTGTGGAAGAAAGCGCAGGAGCTGTACTTCGACAATCCTTCCGCACTGGTGCTGCTGAATCTGGATCACATTTACGTGTCCAAGCCGAACGGTTACCAGAAGCCGGGCGTGATTATTGAGCCACACATCCACGATGCGACGTGGGGTCCGTGGTGGCGGATGTCGGAGTGGTCTAAGTAG
- a CDS encoding class I SAM-dependent methyltransferase: protein MSSEFSTANRAWWDQDAHNYHESHKNYLSSFYWCPEMLHEKDARLLGDVRNKRVLEIGCGSASCTRWLEGHAHLAVGFDLSMGMLRHGSGNLVQANALEMPFADGAFDVAFSAFGAIPFVESSVDVLREAVRVVKPGGRFVMSINHPMRWIFADDPESFEVQFSYFDRSGYVEVAGGEVTYAEQHRTMGDRIRELLQVGFVLDDVIEPEWPEGLTENWGQWSPMRGKMFPGTVIFVSHKPYLF from the coding sequence ATGTCTTCAGAATTTTCGACAGCGAACCGCGCCTGGTGGGATCAGGATGCACACAACTATCACGAGTCACACAAAAACTATCTTTCGTCCTTCTATTGGTGTCCCGAGATGTTGCACGAAAAGGACGCACGGCTGCTTGGCGACGTCCGAAACAAACGAGTCCTAGAAATTGGCTGTGGCTCGGCCTCCTGTACGCGATGGCTCGAAGGTCATGCCCACCTGGCGGTTGGGTTTGATTTGTCGATGGGGATGCTTCGGCACGGGTCGGGAAACCTCGTCCAGGCCAACGCCCTGGAGATGCCGTTTGCCGATGGAGCTTTTGATGTGGCGTTCTCGGCGTTCGGGGCGATTCCGTTCGTGGAATCTTCGGTGGATGTGTTGCGGGAGGCTGTGCGCGTCGTGAAGCCTGGCGGTCGTTTTGTAATGTCTATCAATCATCCGATGCGGTGGATTTTTGCCGATGATCCGGAGAGCTTTGAGGTGCAGTTTAGCTATTTTGACCGGTCGGGCTATGTCGAGGTGGCGGGCGGTGAGGTGACGTATGCGGAGCAGCATCGGACGATGGGCGATCGGATTCGGGAGTTATTACAGGTGGGGTTTGTTCTCGATGATGTGATTGAGCCGGAGTGGCCGGAAGGGCTGACGGAGAATTGGGGCCAGTGGTCACCGATGAGGGGGAAGATGTTTCCGGGCACTGTGATTTTTGTCTCACACAAACCTTATTTATTTTGA